The Candidatus Nanopelagicales bacterium nucleotide sequence CGCACCGGGACGACTGATCGCGCTGGTCACCCGCGGCCGGTTCTTGTCGAAGCAGGACGGCTGCGGATCACTCGTGCAGGCACCCACTGCATACATCTCCTGTGGCGTGACGGTGAGCGCCGTACGCAGTGAATCGCGCAGATCCTGGCGGCACGCGGAACGGTCGCCGTCGCCGCAGAACACCTTGGGCCACGTGCCGGTCACACTGCCCGAGTCGGTCAACTTGCGCAGGTCATTCGAGACAAAGCCCCACCAGCCATCGGAGAAGCCGGGGGCGGCTGGTCGCTCGCGCGGGACAGCGCCCAGACCGATCACGGATTGGATCGCCTCGTAGGCCTCGGTTCCCAACTCGGTCTCGAAGATGCTCTGGACAAGTCGGGGCCACCAGGCATCCATGATCTCGATCGCCCGGTTGTGTTCGTAGCTGCCGTCCTGGTCCAGGTCACGGCGATGTCCGCCCGCGTCGCGCCACTGACGCAGCTGTGTGATGGCGTCCTGCAGCGCCGGGTCACCGGGGGAGCCGATCCGCTCCAGCAACAGGGGGAGCAAGGCGATGGCCCGGATGTCCTCGGTGGCTGGTTCGGACATGGACTGCACCAGGTCGGCCTTGGTCATCTTGCCTTTGTCGAGGTCCGCGTTGATCCGGCGTGAGATCAACTGCGAGCGGTAGATCGGCCCGTAGCCCCACTGCTCATCGGCCGCGGACCACCCGGGTGCCGGCTTGTTGTTCCACGACACCAGGACATCTGGGTTGATCGCCTTCGGATGCCGATCGAACTCCAAGGGGGTGAACGCCCCGGTCTTGGGGTCGAATCCCTTCCAGTCGTACTGACCGGTCCCGAGAACCGGGAAGTCCGGCGAGGTGCCGTTGGCTCGCTTCGGATAGGCCCCGGACAGGAAGTAGGCCGTGTCATCGGTGTCGGTGTATGCCCAGTTGAAAGTGAACTGGACGCCGGAAGCGGCGCGCTGGAAGCTCTTCGCGTCCTTGACCTTGTTCGGGTTGTTGAGATCGGAGAACCCGACGACCGAGTCGACCTCGCGGCCGTAGGTGCTTCGCGCGAGAACGAATGCCACTCGTTTGGTCTTGCCGTTGACCTTCACTTTGCCGTAGGCATCCACGATGCCGTGCACCGTGCGCCAGGAGGTCAGTTCCGCAGACCCCGCCGGAGTCTTGTCGATGACATTCGGGGTCCAGGAGTTGCGCCGGACCAACTTCTCCATGGGGCGACATTCGCCCTTGTACTTGTAGTGGTGCTTGTCGCCACCGCACAGGACTTCGGCGAAGGTGTCGACGTTGTCGGACCCCGCGGAGGTGGCGCTCCAGGCGTAGTCCCGACCGTGGCCCATCTGGACGAACAGGTTGACCCCGGCGAACGCGACGCCGCGGGCGTCGATACCCGGTCCGTGCAGTTCTTGTTCGACGAGGATCTGGGGCAGCCAGTACCCCACCTGTGGACCCATGACCGCCAGTGGATTACCCGTGCGGGAGTTCTTCGCCGACACCAACTCCCAGTTGGACATGTGGGGACGGGCACCGTTGTCGCCGCTGTCGAAGAGTGTCGGTTCGGCTCCGAGGTCCTGCATCTGGGCCGAGACCTCGGTCGAGACGATCTCGGCGTCCTCGACTGAGCCGGCGATCGGCAGCGCCAATCCCTTCTTCGCGAAGGAGTCCTCGGTCATGTAGGGGAACCGCTTCTTGATGGTCGTGGGTGCCCCGGGATCGTTCTTGGTGCGGAACCCTTTCCAGAGTTTCCGGCCCTGATCTTTGCCGAACCGCTTCTCCAGCGCACGCAACACGAGTGAGGAGTCCAGCGACCCGCCGCCCCCGCGGCCGAAGATGCCCCCGACAAGCGATGTTGTCGCGACGACATCTGTGGCGTCCCAATCGCGGAGCTCCTGTCCGATGAGGCTGTACTCGACCGGCATCAGGTCGGGGTTCTGGCGGGCTTCGGCGATGTAGGCGTTGATGCCGGCGACGAAGCTGTCGAGTTCCTTCATCGCGGACTTACCGAGGTCCTTCTTGGCTTGCTTGAGCTGGTTGTTCAGGTCCGTCTGTGAGTACGGGGCGAAACGCCATTGCTCGATGTCGGAGTTCAGGTTGCCGCCGCCGAGAAACGATGACAGGTCAGCGCGTCCGGTGTGCCGCAGGACATCCATCAAGAACAGGCGATCGGCGGCCCCCGCGTATCCAGCGCCGAACATGGTGTCGCGCCGGGTGGAGCCGTAGATGCGGGGCACCGCGTACTCGCGGTCGCGAACGATCGTGACGCCGTCGCGCGGGGTGATGGTGCTCAGCCGGTCGTCCGGACGAACGCCGAAGGTGGCGTCCTTGAAGAAGTCCGGGATCTGGCTGTCGGTCAGGGTGGGGGAGGCGTAGAGGAGGTTCTCGTACAGCGACTGCTGGTTGGCCCAGTACGGGGGAAGGGTGCCGTCCGTCAGGTACTGCTGGAACTCGGCCGCGGTGTCGACTCCGTCCGAACCGGGAGGCAGGACATTACGGAATCCGCCGGCGTCGTTTCGGCCGTAGCCCTCGGGGTCCGCTGCCAGGGCGGTTCCGGGTAGGGCCACCAGGGCGGCCGTGACAAGGGCGATGAGTCGTCGGTGCACGGCGATCCTTTCGGTCAGCTGAGCCGCTGGTACCACTGCAGGGCAAAGGAGCCCCGGACTTGACGAACGAAGTCAGCGCTGTCGGCAGAGCCTTCGTAGATGTCATGGAAGTACACGGTGGCCGCCAGGATATCGGTCATGTCCTTGTACATCTCGATATCGAACGTCGTGAGTACGGTCTCCATCTCGAAGACCATGAATTCGACCTGCGTCCGTGCGTCCCACGGGTCGAGACCACGAGCCGATGCGAAAGCAATCAGGCTGTTGCCCCCGTTGTCCCAGCGTCCTCCCTGGGACCACTGCGCCAGCCCGCGACCCGGGCCTCCGGACTGGACGGCAGTGGGGTCGACGCCGGACTCCTGTTGCAGGTTCCCGAGGATGCCGGCGATCGACTCCTCCGAGAACCCGTCCGCCTTGAGCATCTTCCAGACCACGTCCGCCGCGGGGCCGGTCGAGATCGGGGGACCTCCCGCGAGCGAGTCGGCCAAGGCGACCTTGTAGACGTCCTGGGCCTCGTCGTAGTCATCGTCGAGACGAACCAGTGCGGCCTCACCGATCCTCACGTCCCGCCGGGCGGCGGTCATGAAGTCCTCCGCTTCGGCGACGGACCGGCGAGCAGCCACCAGATCGTCGTGGGCGGCTTCGTACTCGGTCTGGGCGGCGTCGTACCCGGCGCGGGCTTCGTCGGCCACTCCGGTGGCGTCCTGTGCGAGGCGGACGGTGCGTTGGGCGTCGACGATTCCGGCATCGCTGAGGTTGTCGTACGTCATGTCGCGGCGGGCCATCTCGTGCAGGGCGGCAGGGCCGTCGGCGGCGAAGGTGGCGAATAGTTCGAGGTCGGTGTCCGACAACGCGTTGATGTAGGCGTTGCGGGCCATGCGGCGTAGTGCGCTTTCCGCAGCGAGAGCCGATTCGCGAGCCTTCGTCTCGGCCGCGGTGGCCGTGTGCGCGTCATCGGCGGCCTCCTCCGCGCGCTTCTTCGTCGCCCGGTCCACGGCCAGCGCGGCAGTGACCGCATTCTGTGCGTCGGTGAGTTGCCGAGTGGCGTCGCCGACGCGGGCCTCGGCGGCTGCGATCTCGGCTTCAGCAGCGCGATGCTGGGCTCGGATGTCGGCCAGTTGCTGCGCTGCGATGGACATCGGAACAGGGTCGGGGTCACTGCCGGCTGCCTGCGGAACTCCGGAGCCCAGAGTCAGACTCACCACGACTGCCCCCGCGGCGGCGCAGCGTGACAGTAGGCCCATGTTCCCATCATCGGCACACTTGAGGGCCCGCGACAGCCGAGTTGCGAATACCGGGTGGCAATTCCCGGATCAACCGGACATCTGAGCGAATGTCGCAGTGAAGTGCCGCAGGACCGGGGGCTCTTCGACGATGCGGTAGCCCGGCAGGTCGTGGGCCCTTGCCGCCACCTGCTCGCAGACCTCGATGACGTAGTCGATGTGGCTTTGGGTGTAGGTCCGCCGCGGAATTGCGAGCCGCACCAGGTCCAGTGCGGCGGGTTGTTCGCTGCCGTCGGGCCGGCGACCGAACATGACGGTGCCGATCTCGCAGCCGCGGACACCGCCGGCCTCGTAGAGTGCCACCGCGAGTGCTTGTCCGGGGTATTGCAGCGGGTCCAGGTGCGGCAGGAGTTCGCGAGCGTCGAGGTAGACCGCGTGCCCCCCGATGGGTTGGACGACCGGGATGCCTCGTTGCGCCAGCGCGTCACCGAGGTAGGCGGTGGATCGGATCCGGTAGCGCAGATAGTCGTGGTCGACAGCTTCGCGCAGGCCGACGGCGAGCGCTTCGAGGTCGCGTCCTGCCAGACCGCCGTACGTCGGGAATCCCTCCGTGAGGATGAGTAGGGCGCGACACTGCTGGGCCAGGGCGTCGTCGTTGACGGCCAGCCATCCGCCGATATTCCCCATCGGGTCCTTCTTGGCGCTCATGGTCATCCCGTCGGCGAGTCCGGCGATCTCGCGGACGATGTCGGACACCTCCCGATCACTTTGGCCCGGTTCCCGCTCCCGGATGAACCACGCATTCTCGGCGAAGCGGCATGCATCGAGGAACAGCGGCTTTCCGTGCCGGTGCGCCACCTCGCTCGTTTCCCGGATGTTCGCCAGGCTGACGGGCTGTCCGCCGCCTGAGTTGTTCGTGATGGTCAGCATCACGCACGGCACCGAGTCGCCCTGTTCGGACAGCAGCGCATCCAGTGCACTGACATCCATGTTGCCCTTGAAGGGATGGCGGGAGGCTGGGTCACGGCCCTGGGGAATGACCAGATCGACCGCGGCGGCTCCCGTGTACTCGACGTTTGCCCGCGTGGTGTCGAAGTGGGTGTTGTTCGGGATGATCCGACCGGGACCACCGAGCACGCCGAACAGGATCTTCTCGGCGGCCCGACCTTGATGGGTGGGGATGACGTGCTCGAAGGGGAACAGTTCTCGCACCCCGTCGCGGAACAACTCGAATGACGGCGACCCCGCGTACGACTCGTCGCCGTGCTGGATCGCCGCCCATTGGTCCCGGCTCATCGCTCCCGTCCCAGAGTCGGTCAGCAGGTCGATGATGACGTCTCGCGCGGGCAGATTGAACAGGTTGTAGCCCGCGGCCCGGATGGCCTCGGCGCGCTGCTCGGGCGTGGTCAGATGCAGCGGTTCGACCGAATGGATGCGGAAGGGTTCGATGATGGTTCGGAACTCCATGTCCGGACCGTACTGGTTCAGTGCCGCAGTTGCCCCCGGACCTCGGCTGCGGCGCGCAGACCCGACAGGATCGCTCCCTCGATGTAGCCGACCCAGCGGTCCGCTGTCTCCGTGCCGGCCCAGTGAATGGCCCCGACGGGCGTGCGCAGTGCTGGGCCGAACTGGGTCCACGCGCCGGGTGGCAGATGTGCGCCGTAGCAGCCCCGCGTGTGCGGTTCCGCGTTCCAGTCCCTGTCGACGTAGTCGAGCATGTCTGCCGCCCGGGGGCCGAAGTACCGCTGCAGTTCCGCCGTCACCAGCTCCCGGCGCACCGACACGTCGAATCGTGAGGCGGTGACGGCCTCGCTGCCCTCGAAGAAGCCCACGATCATCCCCGGGTACCCGGTGGGCGGCGTGTTGTCGAACACCACCTTGACGGGGCCCTGGTCGCTGGCTGCCTCCCCGGACAATCCATCGGCGCGCCAGAACGGCTGTTCGTAGATGGCGTGGAACTTGATGACCGACCCATGCGGCATGCGCTGCAGGAGTTGGGCTCGGTCAGCTGGAAGGACGGGGTCGTAGGTGATGCTGCCGGCGGTGGCTGGGGCCACCGTGACGATCACCGCGCTCGCGTCGATCGTGCGGGAGTCTGTCTCGACGAGTACCCCATGGTCGCGACGCTGGATGCTGCGGGCGGGATCGGAGAGCAGGACGCGGTCGCCCAGCCCTGCGGCAAGCCCGTCTGCCAACTGCATCATCCCGCCCACGACGCGATCCTGCTGGGCGCCGCCCCCGCTTGAGATCAGGGTCTCCAGGTTGGTGCCGGCGCGCGCGTAGAACAGCGCATGCAGTAACGAGATATTGGCCGCTTCGGTGGCGAAGACCGCTTCGGCTGCGACTCGGAAGAAGTCCCGACCCGCAGCGGTGCGAGCCGTGCGCACGATCCAGGTCTCGAAGGTCTGGCCGTCGAGTTCACTCGCCCGCGGGGTTCGCCACGGGTGGGTCGGATCGACCCGGGCTGCCAGTCGGTCGAACCGCCACTGCGCCTGCCCAACATCCGCCAGGGCGACGGCCGGCAGGCGTGGGACCCGACCGGCGTAGCGGGCGGATCGACCGCGGAACAGTAGCAACTTGTCCCCGACCACGTTCGTGGGCATCGTCGTGAGTCCCAGGCGATCGAGCAGGGCGTATGCCAGGTCCTGACCGGGGCCCAGCCACTGCCCACCGTGGTCGACCCAGGCGTCCGGGTAGCCGGAGAGCGGCTCGGTCTGCACGCGGCCACCCACACGATCTCGGGCTTCCACCACCAAGCACTCGATCCCCTCTGCCCGCAGCGCGTCAGCCGCGGTCAGACCCGAGATTCCCGCGCCGACCACCACCACCCCGGTGTCGAGATGTCGTGTCATGACGGGGGTCGCTCGGGCTGCTCCTGGGCGGCGACGGTGTCGCGCAACTCCTTGCGCTTGTGCACGAACCGGGACCGCAGACCGACGACCATGAACGGCAAGTAGGCGCCGATGAAGATCATGACCAGACCGAAGATGGTCCAGAAGTTGGTGAAGTCGGTGCCCGGTTCGTAGCGGTCGATCGCCACATTGAGCATCGACAACCACCATCCGCCGATGATGAGCACCGCACCGGCGAGGAAACCTCCGGCGCCGTACAGGAATGAGCCGAACTTCTCCATGGACTCACAGTAGGGGACTCAGACTAGGCGGAAAGGTGTCTGCAACCTCGCGGCATCGAACACCTACGCTGTCAGTCATGGCTCCCATCAAGGCCCCCGGCGAGGCCCTCCTGAAGGCCCTGGTCAAGGTCCCCGGCAAGGCTTCGGACGACTCCCGTCGATGACGCGTCCAACACAGGAAGCACCGCGACCGCTGTCCGATCTGGTGCACCCGGGTTGGCTGCCCATCCTCGATCCGGTCGCCGAACGCATCGCCGCCATGGGCGACTTCCTGCGGGCCGAACTGGCCGCGGGACGCGGCTACCTGCCGGCGGGAGCCAATGTTCTGCGCGCATTCACCCGGGACCCGGCGGAGGTCTCGGTCCTGCTGATCGGTCAGGACCCGTACCCGACTCCGGGACACGCGGTCGGGTTGTCGTTCTCGGTCGCCGCCGAGGTACGCCCACTGCCGCGCAGTCTGGTCAACATCTTCCGCGAGTACTGCTCTGATCTCGACGTCCCCTCTCCTACCACCGGGGATCTGAGCCCGTGGTTCGAGCGAGGGGTGCTGTTGCTCAACAGGGTGCTGACCGTTCGGCCGGGAGCACCTGGGTCACACCGTGGCAAGGGATGGGAGGACGTCACGGCGGCGGCCATCAGCGGCCTGGCTGCCCGGGACACGCCACTCGTTGCGATCCTCTGGGGGCGTGATGCGCAAAGCGCCCAACGTTTCCTCGGTGAGGTTCCGGTCATCGCCTCCGCGCACCCGAGCCCCTTGTCCGCCGATCGTGGCTTCTTCGGGTCTCGTCCGTTCAGTCGGGCCAACGATCTACTGGTGACTGCAGGCGGCTCGGCTGTCGACTGGCGTCTGCCATGACCCGTAGTTTCCTCGGAACACCGGCAACCGCTCCCGGTCCGCTGGGGCCCCAGATGCTGCGGTCCACCATGATGATCCGACGGGACCCGCTGGCGTTCCTTGCGCAGATGCGTGACGACTACGGCGATGTGGTGCAGTTCCCCATCCCGCGTCCGGCGACGTACCTGGTGGCGTCTGCGTCTGCGACCCAGCAGGTGCTCGTGGGGCGCCCTGGCGGATACGACAAGGACACCATCCAGTACCGCTCGTTATCGCTCGTCACGGGCGATGGGCTGCTCACCGCGACCAATGACCACTGGCGCGGCCAGCGGCCCGTGGTGCAGCCCGCGTTCCATCATTCCTTCCTCCCGGCGGTCGGCGAGGTCGTCGCGCAGGAGACCGGATGGCTCATCGACCGTTGGGGGGACTACCGGCCGGCGCTGTCGTCGATGTCGAGCTGGCCATGATGGATCTGGCGCTTCGGGTCGTCGGCCGGTGCCTGTTCGCCGACGATCTCCGCGGCTCGACTGCGGCGTTGGCTCACGCGACGCTGGAGGCGCTCGACGTCGTGATCAAGCGCTCCCGGGTGCCGATCGCCATCCCGGCTGCGTGGCCGACTCCGGCCAACCGACGGCTGGACCGCAGCATGCGGGCTCTCGAATCGGCCGTCGAACGCCTGATGACGCAACGGAACCCCGAGCCAGGGAGCACGCTGCTCCTCGACTTGATCCTCAGTCAACCGGACTGGAGCAGACGGCAGATGCGCGACCAGATCGTCACGTTCCTGGTTGCCGGCCACGAGACCGCCGCCAGCGCAATGACCTGGGCCCTGTGGCTCCTCGCCCGTGACCCCGACCGACAGGTTCCTCCGTCAGGAGTGTCAGCGGCGAACTACGCCCGCGCATGTGCCGAGGAGGCCCTGCGACTGTTCCCACCGGCATGGGTCATCAGTCGCAACGCCGTGTTGGCCGATGAGATCGAGGGGATCGAGATCCCGGCCGGGGCGCTGGTGATCACCAGCCCCTTCCTGCTGCACCGGGACAGTCGTTACTGGCCGGATCCGGATCGGTTCGACCCCGGTCGGTTCGCCGACCGACTGGCAGCAGCCCAGCGGGCGGCCTACCTGCCCTTCGGCGCGGGGCCGAGACTATGCATCGGACGCGACTTCGCCCGCTGGGAAATGACCCAGGTCATCGA carries:
- a CDS encoding penicillin acylase family protein yields the protein MHRRLIALVTAALVALPGTALAADPEGYGRNDAGGFRNVLPPGSDGVDTAAEFQQYLTDGTLPPYWANQQSLYENLLYASPTLTDSQIPDFFKDATFGVRPDDRLSTITPRDGVTIVRDREYAVPRIYGSTRRDTMFGAGYAGAADRLFLMDVLRHTGRADLSSFLGGGNLNSDIEQWRFAPYSQTDLNNQLKQAKKDLGKSAMKELDSFVAGINAYIAEARQNPDLMPVEYSLIGQELRDWDATDVVATTSLVGGIFGRGGGGSLDSSLVLRALEKRFGKDQGRKLWKGFRTKNDPGAPTTIKKRFPYMTEDSFAKKGLALPIAGSVEDAEIVSTEVSAQMQDLGAEPTLFDSGDNGARPHMSNWELVSAKNSRTGNPLAVMGPQVGYWLPQILVEQELHGPGIDARGVAFAGVNLFVQMGHGRDYAWSATSAGSDNVDTFAEVLCGGDKHHYKYKGECRPMEKLVRRNSWTPNVIDKTPAGSAELTSWRTVHGIVDAYGKVKVNGKTKRVAFVLARSTYGREVDSVVGFSDLNNPNKVKDAKSFQRAASGVQFTFNWAYTDTDDTAYFLSGAYPKRANGTSPDFPVLGTGQYDWKGFDPKTGAFTPLEFDRHPKAINPDVLVSWNNKPAPGWSAADEQWGYGPIYRSQLISRRINADLDKGKMTKADLVQSMSEPATEDIRAIALLPLLLERIGSPGDPALQDAITQLRQWRDAGGHRRDLDQDGSYEHNRAIEIMDAWWPRLVQSIFETELGTEAYEAIQSVIGLGAVPRERPAAPGFSDGWWGFVSNDLRKLTDSGSVTGTWPKVFCGDGDRSACRQDLRDSLRTALTVTPQEMYAVGACTSDPQPSCFDKNRPRVTSAISRPGAFPFQNRPTFQQVVSVERDLSK
- a CDS encoding phage tail tip lysozyme encodes the protein MGLLSRCAAAGAVVVSLTLGSGVPQAAGSDPDPVPMSIAAQQLADIRAQHRAAEAEIAAAEARVGDATRQLTDAQNAVTAALAVDRATKKRAEEAADDAHTATAAETKARESALAAESALRRMARNAYINALSDTDLELFATFAADGPAALHEMARRDMTYDNLSDAGIVDAQRTVRLAQDATGVADEARAGYDAAQTEYEAAHDDLVAARRSVAEAEDFMTAARRDVRIGEAALVRLDDDYDEAQDVYKVALADSLAGGPPISTGPAADVVWKMLKADGFSEESIAGILGNLQQESGVDPTAVQSGGPGRGLAQWSQGGRWDNGGNSLIAFASARGLDPWDARTQVEFMVFEMETVLTTFDIEMYKDMTDILAATVYFHDIYEGSADSADFVRQVRGSFALQWYQRLS
- a CDS encoding tryptophanase, producing MEFRTIIEPFRIHSVEPLHLTTPEQRAEAIRAAGYNLFNLPARDVIIDLLTDSGTGAMSRDQWAAIQHGDESYAGSPSFELFRDGVRELFPFEHVIPTHQGRAAEKILFGVLGGPGRIIPNNTHFDTTRANVEYTGAAAVDLVIPQGRDPASRHPFKGNMDVSALDALLSEQGDSVPCVMLTITNNSGGGQPVSLANIRETSEVAHRHGKPLFLDACRFAENAWFIREREPGQSDREVSDIVREIAGLADGMTMSAKKDPMGNIGGWLAVNDDALAQQCRALLILTEGFPTYGGLAGRDLEALAVGLREAVDHDYLRYRIRSTAYLGDALAQRGIPVVQPIGGHAVYLDARELLPHLDPLQYPGQALAVALYEAGGVRGCEIGTVMFGRRPDGSEQPAALDLVRLAIPRRTYTQSHIDYVIEVCEQVAARAHDLPGYRIVEEPPVLRHFTATFAQMSG
- a CDS encoding flavin monoamine oxidase family protein, with translation MTRHLDTGVVVVGAGISGLTAADALRAEGIECLVVEARDRVGGRVQTEPLSGYPDAWVDHGGQWLGPGQDLAYALLDRLGLTTMPTNVVGDKLLLFRGRSARYAGRVPRLPAVALADVGQAQWRFDRLAARVDPTHPWRTPRASELDGQTFETWIVRTARTAAGRDFFRVAAEAVFATEAANISLLHALFYARAGTNLETLISSGGGAQQDRVVGGMMQLADGLAAGLGDRVLLSDPARSIQRRDHGVLVETDSRTIDASAVIVTVAPATAGSITYDPVLPADRAQLLQRMPHGSVIKFHAIYEQPFWRADGLSGEAASDQGPVKVVFDNTPPTGYPGMIVGFFEGSEAVTASRFDVSVRRELVTAELQRYFGPRAADMLDYVDRDWNAEPHTRGCYGAHLPPGAWTQFGPALRTPVGAIHWAGTETADRWVGYIEGAILSGLRAAAEVRGQLRH
- a CDS encoding uracil-DNA glycosylase, with the translated sequence MTRPTQEAPRPLSDLVHPGWLPILDPVAERIAAMGDFLRAELAAGRGYLPAGANVLRAFTRDPAEVSVLLIGQDPYPTPGHAVGLSFSVAAEVRPLPRSLVNIFREYCSDLDVPSPTTGDLSPWFERGVLLLNRVLTVRPGAPGSHRGKGWEDVTAAAISGLAARDTPLVAILWGRDAQSAQRFLGEVPVIASAHPSPLSADRGFFGSRPFSRANDLLVTAGGSAVDWRLP
- a CDS encoding cytochrome P450, which gives rise to MTRSFLGTPATAPGPLGPQMLRSTMMIRRDPLAFLAQMRDDYGDVVQFPIPRPATYLVASASATQQVLVGRPGGYDKDTIQYRSLSLVTGDGLLTATNDHWRGQRPVVQPAFHHSFLPAVGEVVAQETGWLIDRWGDYRPALSSMSSWP
- a CDS encoding cytochrome P450 is translated as MAHRPLGGLPAGAVVDVELAMMDLALRVVGRCLFADDLRGSTAALAHATLEALDVVIKRSRVPIAIPAAWPTPANRRLDRSMRALESAVERLMTQRNPEPGSTLLLDLILSQPDWSRRQMRDQIVTFLVAGHETAASAMTWALWLLARDPDRQVPPSGVSAANYARACAEEALRLFPPAWVISRNAVLADEIEGIEIPAGALVITSPFLLHRDSRYWPDPDRFDPGRFADRLAAAQRAAYLPFGAGPRLCIGRDFARWEMTQVIEQLLAAFEWSVVTPQPPMLPSVTLRPVGGLQLAISRR